In Bicyclus anynana chromosome 13, ilBicAnyn1.1, whole genome shotgun sequence, a genomic segment contains:
- the LOC112044474 gene encoding transmembrane protein 183: protein MPKKKSKKQGTHSDFTINDCANAPKPVGRVKKSAVAEPLPEKSWEDLQDDDLEAIIQKPNPEGVKEYKKKRNHSKCEVDVTDRPGIEYPEIVWYLISPYIKPEEIGNFAGINRATYSITKRESFWRALYKRYCQNKPKLLPEKFRIDNDYKLYGLQLRVIRALYHTYDVFIQKVLRETGDLLNGCSRPYDLVGRRCVNVWYSKDYCSLYFKLKKLSPARVQCDDFIKELGRIDANPEEGSKILEVMCLNYSEVPPLLGLTLTSVRVTLSQTCRHRRLYLGFNRSHNNVYIERQPECSVCINSIVSMLVYDWWDPKYPHFEIKLPTYMREEESVPVLKKDFFSL, encoded by the exons ATGCCgaagaaaaaaagtaaaaaacaggGAACTCACTCAG attTCACAATAAATGATTGTGCAAATGCCCCGAAACCTGTGGGCCGTGTAAAAAAATCAGCAGTTGCTGAACCATTACCTGAGAAGTCGTGGGAAGACCTTCAGGATGATGACTTGGAAGCCATCATACAAAAGCCAAATCCTGAGGGAgtgaaagaatataaaaaaaagagaaatcaTTCCAAATGTGAGGTAGATGTTACTGATCGGCCGGGTATAGAGTACCCTGAGATAGTGTGGTATTTAATATCTCCATATATCAAACCAGAAGAAATAGGTAACTTTGCCGGTATCAACCGAGCTACCTACTCCATAACTAAAAGAGAGAGTTTCTGGCGGGCACTGTACAAGAGATACTGTCAAAACAAACCCAAGCTGTTGCCTGAAAAGTTTAGAATTGACAATGATTACAAGTTGTATGGCTTGCAGCTGAGGGTTATAAGAGCTTTGTACCACACTTATGATGTGTTTATTCAAAAG GTGTTACGAGAGACAGGCGACCTGTTAAATGGTTGTAGTCGGCCATATGACCTGGTTGGCCGCAGGTGTGTGAACGTGTGGTACAGCAAGGACTACTGCTCGCTATACTTCAAGCTGAAAAAACTGAGCCCCGCGCGCGTTCAATGTGACGATTTCATCAAAGAGTTGGGCCGGATAGACGCCAATCCGGAGGAGGGCTCCAAAATATTAGag gTGATGTGCCTCAACTACTCCGAAGTGCCCCCCCTGCTGGGCCTGACGCTGACGTCCGTGCGCGTGACGCTGTCGCAGACGTGCCGCCACCGCCGCCTGTACCTCGGCTTCAACCGCAGCCACAACAACGTGTACATAGAGCGCCAGCCCGAGTGCTCTGTGTGCATCAACTCTATAGTCAGCATGCTTGTCTATGACTGGTGGGACCCGAAGTACCCGCATTTCGAGATCAAACTGCCGACTTATATGCGTGAAGAGGAATCTGTGCCCGTTTTGAAGAAGGATTTCTTTTCTTTGTAA
- the LOC128198673 gene encoding uncharacterized protein LOC128198673 → MSFDTERFISEIQNRPCIWNMSSEEYSNRVLKQSNWNEVAEIIYDDWQNLEENTKQKRIKDLQKKWKGLRDYHTREKNKDSSVKSGSGATKKRKTPYLDMLQFLNVSRASNQTSGNISAETSSDSSAILDENDHCVSRRPKKMTVFQEALINSMEKKRENDPDMNFLLNILPEMKTMSPTQNFEFRFEVMKIIKNIKYSVHNNYDGGMMLTGWTNAYQYPHQYRYASGSSSTPNVQNYPRNSPSHSSTGSSAEIEDIEAILRGDSNHTEDEE, encoded by the exons ATGTCCTTTGATACGGAAAGGTTCATTAGTGAAATACAGAATAGACCATGCATATGGAACATGTCGAGTGAAGAATACAGCAACAGAGTATTAAAGCAGAGCAATTGGAATGAAGTCGCTGAAATTATATACGATGATTGGCAAAACTTAGAAGAAAAcactaaacaaaaaagaa TAAAAGACCTACAAAAAAAATGGAAGGGTTTGCGCGACTATCACACCAGAGAAAAAAATAAGGATTCCTCAGTCAAAAGCGGAAGTGGCGCAACAAAAAAACGCAAGACACCATACTTGGAcatgttacagtttttaaatgtttctagAGCTAGCAACCAGACATCTGGCAATATTAGCGCCGAGACGTCTAGCGACAGTAGCGCTATTTTAGATGAAAATGATCACTGTGTTTCAAGAAGACCAAAAAAGATGACTGTGTTTCAAGAAGCCCTAATTAACTCGAtggaaaaaaaaagagaaaacgaTCCAGATATGAACTTTCTACTAAATATTTTACCGGAAATGAAGACAATGTCCCCAAcacagaattttgaatttcggttcgaagtgatgaaaattattaaaaatataaaatatagtgtacataataattatgacggTGGTATGATGCTAACTGGATGGACGAATGCCTACCAGTACCCACATCAGTATCGCTATGCGAGTGGAAGCAGCAGTACACCAAATGTGCAAAACTACCCTCGAAACAGTCCATCACATAGCTCTACAGGTTCTTCAGCGGAAATAGAAGACATAGAAGCAATATTGCGAGGCGATTCAAACCACACTGAAGATGAGGAATGA
- the LOC128198672 gene encoding uncharacterized protein LOC128198672 codes for MDIFEVIGILEALKEDKRKHWVHPLYKKRLSIGQFHTLYPELRKHPEKFYDYFNMTSHTFDELLKSITQYIAKNNITRDTLCPEERLTITLRFLSSGLSYRKIAQEFLVGKSTVSKIISETACIIWDILQPQEMPEPSEELWLEIAKRYYKKTNYPNCIGSIDGKHIRIRKPPKSGSNYFNYKKFFSIVLLAVADANCSFIAIDVGACGRNADSNIFKESGFGKKLACGSLKIPNSTKLPNSNGLPQPFVFLGDEAFGLQKHILRPFPNKSLNKEEGIYNYRHSRARRCVECAFGILTSKWRVLHTPIATNVNTTIAIVKAVCILHNFVIAREQAQYAHISRRTSTTLTSSRSQIITVSNSGKTTRENFKNYFLNEGKLSWQEKYL; via the exons ATGGATATTTTTGAAGTAATTGGTATCTTAGAAGCGCTGAAAGAGGATAAAAGGAAGCACTGGGTTCACCCATTATACAAGAAAAGGTTGAGCATTGGACAATTTCACACTCTTTATCCAGAACTAAGGAAACATCCAGAAAAATTTTACGACTATTTCAATATGACTTCTCATACATTTGATGAATTGCTTAAATCTATAACCCAGTACAtagctaaaaataatatcacaagaGATACATTATGTCCCGAAGAACGGCTTACTATAACTTTgag ATTCTTGTCAAGTGGACTAAGTTACAGAAAAATTGCACAAGAGTTTCTTGTTGGAAAATCGACGGTATCGAAAATAATAAGTGAAACTGCATGCATTATATGGGATATTTTACAGCCACAGGAAATGCCGGAACCTTCTGAAGAATTGTGGCTAGAAATAGCAAaacgatattataaaaaaaccaacTATCCTAATTGTATAGGATCTATCGATGGCAAGCATATCCGTATTAGAAAACCACCAAAAAGTGGGtctaactattttaattataagaagTTCTTCTCAATTGTTCTGTTAGCCGTAGCAGATGCAAACTGTTCTTTTATAGCTATTGATGTAGGTGCTTGCGGACGAAATGCTgacagtaatatatttaaagaaagtgGTTTTGGCAAAAAATTGGCGTGTGGGTCTCTGAAGATTCCTAACTCAACTAAATTGCCTAATTCAAATGGATTGCCCCAACCTTTCGTGTTTCTTGGAGATGAGGCATTTGGATTACAAAAGCATATCTTGAGGCCTTTTcctaataaaagtttaaataaggAAGAGGGAATTTACAATTATCGTCATAGTCGAGCTAGGAGATGCGTGGAATGTGCATTCGGCATCCTAACAAGCAAATGGAGAGTTCTGCATACACCGATCGCTACTAATGTGAATACAACCATCGCTATCGTAAAAGCCGtttgtattttacataattttgtcaTAGCAAGAGAACAAGCACAATATGCACATATTTCGCGACGTACCTCAACAACTCTTACAAGTTCAAGGAGCCAAATTATTACTGTATCAAATTCTGGAAAAACAACAAgagaaaactttaaaaactattttcttaaCGAAGGAAAGCTATCCTGGCAAGAGAAATATTTGTAA